In a genomic window of Chrysemys picta bellii isolate R12L10 chromosome 1, ASM1138683v2, whole genome shotgun sequence:
- the LOC135980807 gene encoding uncharacterized protein LOC135980807, with amino-acid sequence MESSQDRKRAPAWTEREVRDLLAIWGDEAVIAELRSSKRNGKVLEKISKAMKDRGHNRDTQQCRVKIKELRQAYHKAREANGRSGAEPQTCRYYAELHAILGGAATTTPTVCYDSLTGETHREDGSGNEEDDDDGGTVGSSQQQGSGETGFPNSQDMFVTLDLEPVTPELTQDPQGTQETSAANVSPSQRLVNIRKRKRRTRDEMFTELQMSAQADRAQQNAWRQSMTEMRKAQYEREERWRAESREEQSKWRAEDDRWRQLADRRQEAMLRLLEHQTDMLERMVELQERQQEQRPPLQPLCNQQPSSPSSIASSPRRPRTRWGGLRPPSHSTPDDRPSIRRLAFNKS; translated from the exons atggagtcctcccaggatcgcaaaagagctccagcatggaccgaacgggaggtacgagatctgctcgccatatggggagatgaagcagtgatagctgaactccgtagcagtaaaagaaatggaaaagtattagaaaagatctccaaggccatgaaggaccgaggccataacagggacacacagcagtgccgcgtgaaaattaaggagctacggcaagcttaccacaaagccagagaagcaaacggaaggtccggggcagagccgcaaacttgccgctactacgcggagctgcatgcgatcctagggggtgcagccaccactaccccaaccgtgtgctatgactctctcactggagaaacacacagggaagacggttcggggaacgaggaggatgatgacgatggaggtactgtaggtagctcacagcagcaaggaagcggagaaaccggtttccccaacagccaggatatgtttgtgaccctggacctggaaccagtaacccccgaactcacccaagaccctcagggcacacaggagacctctg ctgcaaatgtttctccttcgcagaggctcgtgaacattagaaagagaaaacgtaggacgagggacgagatgttcacggagctgcagatgtccgcccaggctgatagagcacagcagaatgcgtggaggcagtcaatgacggagatgagaaaagcccaatatgaacgagaggagaggtggcgggctgaatcgcgggaagaacagagcaagtggcgggctgaagacgataggtggcgtcagcttgcagacagacggcaagaggcaatgctccgtctgctggagcatcaaactgatatgctcgagcgtatggttgagttgcaggaaaggcagcaggagcagagaccgccgctacagcccctgtgtaaccaacagccctcctccccaagttccatagcctcctcacccagacgcccaagaacacggtgggggggcctccgtccacccagtcactccaccccagatgatcgcccaagcatcagaaggctggccttcaataagagttaa